A portion of the uncultured Bacteroides sp. genome contains these proteins:
- a CDS encoding DUF2461 domain-containing protein, translating to MNTPVIFQYLKELAQNNNREWFNEHRNEYEKARVEFENLLTAFISHISLFDESIKGIQAKDCTYRIYRDTRFSPDKTPYKNHFGGYINAKGKKSEHCGYYIHLQPGNCLIAGGSWCPPPKILKALRQAIYDNIEEYLSIVEDPEFKKYFPVIGETFLKTAPKGFSKDFKYIDYLKCKEISCMYSIPDSFFMAPNAVEEAEGAIRQLKRFIDFVNYTVDEIEV from the coding sequence ATGAATACACCTGTTATCTTTCAATATTTAAAAGAACTTGCACAGAATAACAACCGTGAGTGGTTCAATGAACATCGCAATGAATATGAAAAAGCTCGTGTGGAGTTTGAAAACCTCTTGACAGCTTTCATTTCGCACATCTCGTTATTCGATGAAAGCATCAAAGGCATACAAGCCAAAGATTGTACTTATCGCATCTATCGCGACACTCGCTTTTCGCCAGATAAAACCCCCTACAAGAATCATTTTGGGGGATATATCAACGCCAAAGGAAAGAAGTCGGAACACTGCGGTTATTACATACACTTACAACCTGGTAATTGTTTGATTGCCGGAGGTAGTTGGTGTCCACCACCTAAGATATTGAAGGCCTTGCGGCAAGCCATATATGATAATATTGAAGAGTATCTCTCCATTGTGGAAGATCCTGAGTTTAAGAAGTATTTCCCTGTCATCGGAGAGACTTTTCTCAAGACTGCACCCAAGGGATTTTCAAAAGATTTTAAGTATATTGATTATCTTAAATGCAAAGAAATTAGCTGCATGTACTCCATTCCAGATAGCTTTTTCATGGCACCAAATGCGGTGGAAGAAGCTGAGGGCGCTATTCGCCAACTAAAACGCTTTATCGACTTTGTCAATTACACCGTCGATGAAATAGAAGTATAA
- a CDS encoding YhcH/YjgK/YiaL family protein has translation MVVDILENLEKYASLNPLFAQAVDFLKSQDLHSLEVGKTELKGKDLVVNVAQTNSKTKEQAKLETHNEFIDIQIPLSGTEVMGYTPAKDCLPVDATYNAEKDITFFDGLAKTYITVKPGMFAIFFPQDGHAPGITPDGVKKIIVKVKA, from the coding sequence ATGGTAGTAGACATTTTAGAGAATTTAGAGAAATACGCATCGTTGAACCCTTTGTTTGCTCAAGCTGTAGACTTTTTAAAATCTCAGGATCTTCATTCTTTGGAAGTTGGTAAAACCGAATTAAAAGGGAAAGATCTTGTAGTGAATGTAGCACAAACAAATTCGAAAACAAAAGAACAAGCTAAGTTAGAGACTCATAATGAATTTATTGATATTCAAATACCACTCTCGGGAACAGAAGTGATGGGATATACTCCCGCAAAGGATTGCCTGCCGGTGGACGCAACTTATAATGCAGAGAAAGATATTACTTTCTTCGATGGATTAGCAAAAACTTACATTACTGTAAAACCCGGTATGTTTGCCATCTTCTTCCCCCAAGATGGACATGCACCCGGCATTACACCCGATGGAGTGAAAAAGATCATCGTAAAAGTAAAAGCATAA